tattaaactatttacaattctcctactcggattcgccactactgttaatccttctatagctactcagactgacgaaccagtctgctacaatccacgtggtgggtgtgatgttgaatcaaccctgtgtctgtactcactgagtgtctccaatggaaagagaaagatcatgtgtgctgtgtcctttatatatgggttggtgtaatgcccccctgtgatagtgtcacctctgtgtgtatcgtgaatgcccattggtcgtgtccaatCTTACTGacgtattggttgagtgtctgtgtgtcatgtctctgatgctccctctagtgtctatctagtctacatgtacttatattaaccccttgtgtatctacagtgatgcatatcaccacagtcaccTCTCAGTATCCCCACCACCCCGCATTAGCCAGGGCCTTGCGCTGATGtgctgtgtgtttcattgtaagtccACCTCTACATATGATTCtggactttataaatagaggaaGTTATGATGAACCTTTATAGAACTCTGATGCTGCCTTAACTGAACTGGATCATTGTGTCCAGTTCCGGGTactgcattataggaagaatgtgaaggctttagagaggatacaGAAAAGAttgatgagaatggttccagggttaaggggtttcagttacatggatagCTTGGATAAAGTGGATTGTTCTCCTTAGGGAATCAAAcgttgagaggaaatttgatagaagtgttcaaagtgacagagtagatagaaaccttctgtgctgtaagtatTCAATGATTCCATAATGCTAAATCATGTCTAATCCAGTCAACTGAATAATTTATGATTAACCATTCACAGGGAACAAAACCTTTTGCTTCTCGAGGTCAATCAGGTGAcatttgcaagttcccctccaagccacgcaccatcTTTGCCATTCCTTCctagtcactgggtcaaaaaccaTGATCTCCCTCGAACAGCACCGTGGGTATCTCTGCAGCCATTCAAATCGACAGCTCACGGCTAGTTTCTCAAGGACAAATAGGTTGGGGCAACAAACTCTGAGCCCTGCCAGCGATGTTCACGTCCCATGAAAATAAAACAATTGATGTTAAAATATGGGACTGGAAAGAGGAAGTAAAATTTTCCTGCCAGATTTTTGGGCAATTCCAATTTGGATAAGAGGACCTGGGAATGAGGCTGCGATCTTTCATTCCCAATTTATTGACCACATGGTTTACTGTTTTTTTTCTGAGCAGGTGGCAGAATCACCTCTATAAAAATGGTCATGCATTGAAATGAGATGATGAAAACGTGGGGCATTTCATTACCAGCTAATTTACACTGCTGCttctttttttagaacagtacagcacagaacagaacaggcccttcggccctcgatgttgtgccgagccatgatcaccctactcaaacccacgtatccatcctacacccgtaacccaacaacccccccttaaccttactttttttttaggacactacgggcaatttagcatggccaatccacctcacccgcacatctttggactgtgggaggaaaccggagcacccggaggaaacccacgcacacacggggaggatgtgcagactccgcacagacagtgacccagccgggaatcgaacctgggaccctggagctgtgaagcatttatgctaaccaccatgctaccgtgcatatTGACTTCATTCCACTGCTATCTGGCTATCCATTTTTGGATATTATCTCCGTTCTCGTCACCGATGGCCAGATTTGTCTTGCCCAAGTCAAGAACTCTTGAAGTTCACTTTTCCAAAGCTACCTTATTGCCTCAGATTATCCCGAGCGAAGCAGACTGTTCCAGCCCCCTTTTCAGCACAGTTATCGCTTCTTCAAGCTCTTCTTCCTCTGCTCTTGGGGCGGAATTTAATCCAGGTGATGGGGACTTGACTGCCAACTCGAGAGGCATTCCCTATTCGGGAAGGCCTGCTGGTATTAAGTGTCAATCAGGCACTTAGGTGAAGAGCAGAGCCCCACGGACCGCAATCCCCTTCCATCCCCATCCCCCTGGCCCCATCTTCCCCAATCGCTGCAGGCCAGTCAGAGGTTGGCAGCTCCTTGTTGCCATCAGTGCTAAGGAAATCGCCGAAAGATTGATCCTAGACCTTCTCCCTCTTCCTTGCCCACCAACTGACCCTTGGGAAAGTCATCTGTTAGTGCAGGGTCAGCTTTCACATGCATATTGGCAACATCCAGTTCGAACTCTCCATCCCTTTTGTCGACTATTTGATATCATCCATTCTATCAGAATGCCTTTTTGACATTAAGTTAGTTGGTTAATGGGCAGAACACAGAGTAGAAACAAAAGgataattttcaggttggcaagctgtaactagttAGGAATTCAAGGTTCCGTGCTcggacctcaactatttacaatctatctcAATGACTGAATTGAGAATACCCAGGGTAATGTTTCCAACTTTGCTGCTGGTAGCAAATGATTGAAGGGAAAGTAAACTTTGAGGAGGATGTAAAGAGGCGGCAAAGGGGAATAGCCAAGTTGAGTGAATGTGGAAGAAtatggcagatgaaatataatgcagagaaatgtgatgtCATCCACCTTGGTGGGAAAAGTAGAaaagaaaattacttttaaatggtgatagacttGCAAGTGTTCATGTTCAGAGGGTCCACGTGCACCTATCACAGAAAGTTAAGTTGCAGATACAGCAtgcaattagggaagcaaaatGTATATTAACCTTTTATTCCAAAATGAATGAAGTACAAGAGTAAATAAGTCTTACTACAATTATagaggaccttggtgagaccacacctggaatactgtattcagttctggtctcactcccctgccttttctccgTAGTCTTTCAGATCGCTTCTCTTCAGGTGCTTAACCAATTCCCCTCTGAAAGCCAAGATTGAATCTGTCTCAACCGCAGTCTTAGGCAGGACATTCCAGATCCGAACCGCTTGCTGCATTAATAAAAAATCAATCACTTTAAATTGGTTCCCTGTGCTCTTTGGCAGTTGTGCAAGTCTCCTCATGATTTGGAACACCTCAACCAAATCTCTCCTCTAAAGAGAACAGTCCAGTGTGTTGTCAATTTACCCAGGTAACCAAAATCTCTCATTCCTGAAACTATTCCTGCAAATGTACTCTCTCTGATGCTTTTACATTCTTCCTAAACTGGGACACAGGGCACtaattgaggctgaaccagtgctttataaaggttcattgtaacatcctgagggttaccattgatcagaaactgaactggacgagccacattaatactgtggcaaccaaggcaggtcaaaggctaagtaTCCTACGGCGAGTAAAACTTACCTCCTGAcgccacaaagcctgtccaccacctgcaagacatgtcaggagtgtaatggaatactctccacttgcctggatgaatgcagctccaacaacactcaagaagctcaacaccatcccagacaaagcagccgcttgattgctcctccttccacaaacattcagcccctccaccactgacgaacagtgacagccgtgtgtaccatctaccagaTGCACCGCAGTAacgcaccaaggttccttagagagcaccttccaaacctaccatctagaaggacaagagcagcagctaccttggaaccccaccacctggatattcccctccagatcactcaccaccctgacatggaaatatatcaccgtttcttcaTTATTACtcggccaaaatcctggaactccctctctcacagcacagtgggtatacctacatctgaaggacagcagtggttcaagaaggcaacttaccaccaccttctgaagggcaacatgtgatgggcaataaatgctggctgaaccagTAACGCccgcatcccgtaaattaattttaaaaaaccttcttgcttttgtacttgatacctctatttatgaagcccagGCTCCTCTATGCTTTAATGACTGTCTTCTCCACCCGCACTGCCATGTTTAATGATCTGTACATATAACCATCCCAGGTCCCTCTAGTTCTGCACCCCTGTATTTTATATTGCCTTACCTCTTtgcatcacttcacattcctctgcattaaatttcatctgcctcgTGTCTGTCGATTCCACCGGCCTGCCTATTTCTTCTTTCCTCCTCATAGTTCACAATACTTTGAAATTTTGTGTCACTGCAAATCACTGGCCCAGttaggtttctgatcaatggtaactgctGGGAGGTGACAATGGGAATTTTGCAATGGAAATGCCTTTGAACGTCGGGTGAGAATGTTGGATTCTCTCTGGTTGGAaacggtcattgcctgacacttgtatgACACAACTGCAATTTACCacttattagcccaagcctgaatgttgtccagatcttgctgcatgaatgcattgactgcttcagtatctgaggagttacaaatggtactgaacagtgtgcaatcatcagcaatatCCCTACATTTGACCTCATGTTGGAGgtgaggttattaatgaaggaGCTGAAGATAGTTCAGTTTACGAACCCCTGCAGCAAAGTCTTTGGGctgatgattgaccttcaacaaccataaccatgcttcagccttgtcttttacactGATGTGCTGAGCTACTCCATCAGTGAGGTTGGGGAGGTTTGTGGAGCCTTCTTATTATTGTTCATTGTTATCCGTGGCTGGGTGTGGCAGGCCACCTGAGCTTTGATCTGACCTGTTGGTTGTGTGGTCACTCAACTCTGTTTATAGCATACTGCTACTGTTCAGCTGTCttgtagcttcactaggttgGCACCTCATCTTTATGAATGCCGGGTGCTACTCCTGGCATTCTCTCTGACACACCTCATTGAGAGAGGGTTGGTTCCTTGCTTCATGGCAATATTACAAtgaggatatgctgggccatgaggttacatatTGTAATTGATAACAATTTTGCTGTTGCTGGTGGCCTTCAGCCCTTCATGAATGCCCAGTTCGAAGTTGCTACATCTGCCCTGGATCAATCCCATTTAGCATTGTGGTCGTGTGATCGAAGATACCCTCAGTGTGCAGATGGGACTTTGTTGCCATAAGCATTGTCagatggtcactcctaccaatactgtcatggacagatgcacctgcacGGCAGGTAGATAGGCAAAGATACCGTCAACCTATCTTGTCATATGTGTCCTTCAGGACTCGGCCAGCTCAGTCAGCAGTAGCGTTACCAAGTCACTGTTGGTGATGGACACTGAAGCCCcctacccagagcatattctgtgccctttctACCCTacgtgcttcttccaagtgatgTTTAACATAGAGGAGATCgttattcatcagctgagggagggcagtTGGCAATGAGCAAGAGATTTCCATGCTCATGTTTCGCTTGATGCTTGGAGGCTTCATGGGTTCTGGAATTAATGGTGGGGATTTGCAAGgctatctctgctgaatgtgtaCCTCTGTGTTGTCATCTCTGGAGGGTCTGTCCTACAGTGGGATTGTTACACTAGAAAATAAGTTGACCATGCTAATCCATTGAGTCTGAGACCAATCCTAATCTTGATAATTTCTGTTAGTTAACTTAATGGTATTGAAGAGTGCatcaatattgttttttttttattgttctATTCCTAGGGCTTTTGAACTCCAAATATGGTCGAGGTTGGACTGACCATCGTAAGATTGCTGTCAATTGCTTTCGTTGTTTTGGACCAGGACAAAAAGGCTTTGAAAACAAAATATCTGAGGAATGCATGTTTTTTTTAGATGCTATTGACACATACAAGGGAAAGCCATTTGATGCCAAGTGCCTTGTAACTAATGCAGTTTCCAACATCACAAACTTGATTATTTTTGGAGAGCGTTTCACATATGATGATACAGAGTATCAGCATATGATTGAGATATTTAGTGAAAATATTGAATTGGCAGCAAGTGTATGGGCATTCTTGTATAATGCTTTCCCTTGGATTGGCATCCTGCCTTTTGGAAAACATCAGCGTTTGTTTAAAAATGCAGCAAAagtgtatgacttcctgcagaaGATAATACAACGGTTTTCGCAAAACAGAGCCTCTCAGAAACCCCGGCATCTCATTGATTCATATTTGGATGAATTGGAAAAGAACATTAATGATGCTGAATCGTCCTTATCCACAGAAAACTTAATTTTTACTGTTGGGGAACTTATTATAGCTGGAACTGAGACTACAACTAATGCACTTCGATGGGCCATCTTGTACATGGCACTGTACCCAAATATTCAAGGTGAGAGAACAATCATAGACGTTCAACAGATATTATGAGGTGATAGAGTACTTAATGACAATTCTTATTGTGAATTTCAACCATCTTCTTTCTGACTTTAGTCCTTCTGGGAAAACCTTAACCCAACCTAAATTTAAATGATTAAATATCAAAACTCACTTGAATTCATTGGCAAAGTGCAGTTGTCATTCTATTAAATCTTGCCATTCAGTTCTACTAGAAAATTTAAGACATCATTTGTTCAGTGGAGTTGCCTTGCAATAGCTTAAAAGGCGAATTTTGTATTGCAAGCTTATTTTTGCCACTGTAAATTACTGTAAGTGgagaaaaatatttattcaagTGAACAATAGTGAATTCTTGAGGTTCCACATGTggcgagatcttccagctgttcacatCAGTGGGATGGTCTGGTCCCACTGACGGCGCAGTCCCGCCGCGAGCTTCCCAGTGAAAGCAtggattcaataggaaatcccattgaccatggTGGGATCAGAAAACCCACTGCCGGCCAACGGTTTGCAGTGTTGCTAAACTCATCAACATATCAAAAGCACAAGTTCTATCAATAGAACCAAACTGTTCCTGCCTTCAAGCAGTTTACATTTTCCCATTGGTTTCAACAATatattaaatatttaaatattaaatatattaaaatattattcacttgaggaaggagctgcgctctgaaagatagtgattcgaaacaaacctgttggactttgacctggtgttgtaagacttcttactgtgcccaccccggtccaacgccggcatcattGAAAATATGTAACCAGCAGAAAACATGCCAATTTATTGGATTTCTCTGAAAGTTTTCAGACAGCTTAAACAGTGGAAGATTTCAATGTCATTTGAACATCTCAATCAGCTTAGTACTTTCTTAGCTATTCCCACTCAACCCCTATCATTTACATCATAGTTCTAAAGTGCTCTTAAGTTTAAGTGTATTTTCGCAAATGTATTGCAAAATAAATCACTAAGGTTTCTTATTTGTGCCCATGGCAGAAAAAGTACACCGAGAAATTGATACTGTTGTGGGAAAAAATCAAATACCTTCTCTGGAAAACAAGTCACAGATGCCGTACACAGAGGCAGTTTTGCACGAGGTTCTTAGATTTTGCAATATAGCTCCACTTGGTATTTTCCGTGCAACTGCCAAAAATACTGTTGTTCGAGGTTATACCATTCCAAAGGGAACAACAGTTATAACAAATCTTTACTCTGTACACTTCGACGAGAAATATTGGAGCACTCCTGACATATTTTGTCCCGAGAGATTCCTGGACAACAACAAACAATTTGCAAAGAAGGAAGCATTTGTCCCATTTTCTGTTGGTAAGTAATTAGCTATGTGAAAGCAATGTTGCATTTTGATAAGGAAGTGGTGCATTTGAATTAGGCAGAGCAATATATGCTGGCATAATTtcgaaattttaaaaatcttttgcaTTAGTGAGCATTGTTGAATAATTTATGAAATGCTTTCAAAATAAGAGTATCTCTTTAGTGACGATACTGCTTCCATACCATAGCTGTCATGGAAAGAGGTATGCTTTACTCAATCAGGAACAAACATGTTAAAACGTGTATCTATGGAACTTTCCAAATGGTTCAATGGTAAAAggagcagacatatagactggATAGTCCCCAGTTCAAAGTTAGCTGAGGGTACAATTGTTTCGAAGAAAAAACTTAGCCAAAGTTTCTGCTCCTGAATACCATCTGTTAGATGCTATTGTAAAGTAGGTGTATAAAGATGTCCAGCGAGAACAGGATGCATTTGAGCAGCTTGCAAGCAGAGATTACAGAATAGAAAATGCATTTGTGTGGTTACTAGTGAGTTACTTGTTTTTGTATAATAATATCTCATTTAGATACAGAGCTTCCAAGAGCTAAGTGGAACAAATAAACTTTTTGAAAGTGGTTTAAGGTTTCCCAGGTTTGGAGTTGGATAATGTTCTCATAGTATCCTAATATCGTATTGACAGCATAATTACGTTTCTAAGTGTTCATTTGAAAACATTTGTGAATTTTCACACCTTATCTCAAACAACAACTAAAATGGAGGATTGCGAATCCGTACTTACAAAGGTTTGTTTACAGTGCCAGAAGGGTTGTTTGACAATAATTAAGAGTTATCACACCATTAACGGGATACAATGACAATTTCAATTGCATCTGTGACGGGAGTACAGGAGTTTCACACTGTTCGCATGCAGTGGCACATTCTGGATTTGCACATTTAACTTCACAAGTCTACAATTTGATGTTCCGTTTTCACATCAAAAAAAGATGATAACCTTGCTGTTATTTTCATAGTCATATCTCACACATAGGGCAGCATTGGGGTGAGCAATTTGGAATTCTTTGGGGAGGAAGAAGAGTTATTACACAATGAGATGGGTTTCATTTTCCTGAACTGAGTAACTAGTCATCCATTCTATTTTTCATAGGACGAAGGCATTGTCTTGGAGAACAGCTTGCAAGAATGGAGCTATTTCTATTTTTTACCATGTTATTGCAACGATTTCATCTTCATTTTCCACCGGGAACTATTCCAAATCTGAAACCTAAACTGGGAATGACACTGCAGCCTCATCCATATCTCATCTCAGCTGAAAGGCGGTGAGGTGCAAGGGAATTTTAATCTCGATAAATACCTATTAAAACAAATAAATTCataatggtggggggtgggtggagaaagTGGAACCCAATGTTTTAAATGTTTGGTGGAGCTGAAATTCTCTTGTTTTTCTCAGTCTGTGATTTTACCTTGTGATATAACCAATCCTACATTGAAGTAGTGTGCAATGAAATCATTCAGCAAATAATGCCAGCTCTTTAAAAAGTACAATCCATTCATGCactcctctgctctttccccatagtccAGCAAATCTCTCCTTTTCAAGAATACAGATAATTATATTTTGAAAATTTGTCTCGAGTCTGCTTCCACCATTTTTCAGGCAATGAAGTCCAAATCATAAGAATAGtctttctaataatctttattggtgtcacaagtaggcttacattaatcctgcaatgaagttactgtgaaaattccctcgtcaccacactcgggggcctgttcgggtacattgagggagaatcagaatgaccaattcaccgagcaagcacatcttttgggacttgtgggaggaaaccagagcacccggaggaaacccacgcagacacaaggagaacttgcaaactccgcacagacagtgaccaaagccaggaatcgaacctgggacaccggcgctgtgaagcaacaccgcTGACCATTGTGCTAACGTGCCACCCATACCTACCTGCTCATTTCCCTCTTAGCTCTTTTGACAGTTATCTGAAATTCGTGATTAACCATTCTCCTGCCAACGGAAACAGCTTCACCTCATTAATAGAGGGGTTTTGATAGAATAAAACTTTCCCTTAAATTTCTAAGGCATCCCTAGTCTCTCCACATACTGAAGTCGGCTCATCCCTGTTAACGttctaataaatctcctctgtacccttgctCAAGCCTTGATCTAAGTTAGAAACGGTGATCCCAGAAGTGGACAGAATGcagatgtggcctaaccaatcaTTTATAATGATTtggcatcacttccttgcttttggatTCTGTGCCTCTACAAAGTCAAGCATGTTTTTAACAGCCATATCAACTGTttgtagctctttcaaagagcataATGTGCTGAATAGTTACGTTGTTCAATGATTTATGCTAACTTGTCATTCAACCTTCAAAGAATTGTATATATATTAGCTCCCAACCATCTTTGTTCTTGCACCCTCTTTAAAATTGCACAAGTTTGTTAATTTAGCCtctccttgtttttctttttgaaataCCATCACTCCACATTTCTTTACATTAGACCTGCAAAAGTCATTCGTAGTATCTTTAAATTGGGCTGTTAAGACTAGCAGTTGCATTGCTGTGTCAGCTATAACTACAATGCAGAACATGAAATAGTTAAGTTGGTTCATGTGAGAAAATAGCCTTGCGCCTAAGTTTTAACAGTTTCTGGTAAATGCAGATTCATCTCTAACTTCTGTACTCAATTTAATGCAAGTAATCAGTTCCCAAACTTCAGCCAGCAGTGCTCTATTAGCAACTACTTTATAATACGCAAGTATGGTCCTCCATGGCCAGATCACCTTCCTTTCTCGAAGGAAGCCCTTTATTTTGGTGGCCCAGTGAAGACGGGATAAGAATAATCTGCTGGCTGTCTCTCGCTTCATAAGTGATGTATATTCGGGATCAtgagtttctgccatgggtctACATACAACTGAGTAGAGTAATTCTTAACCCGCAGATCTTTGGGGACAGTGGGGAGGATGTCCCATGAGGTGGTGGGATCTGAAGAGCAGGATTAACttcctttctttccttctctaccACCATTCTGCGTCATTGTTAACGTTTTCGGGCTCAAAGAGTGACAGGTTGTCGGACAGGTTTTTGCCTTTCTGAACAATTGATAGCAAGCTTCTCccagtcattaatgtcaatgcCACCTCACTTCAAGGAGAGCTCCATTATATTGGAAGTGTTCTCTTTGTCCCCTCTTGGAAGATTGGCCATTTGAAGAGTAAGGAGTACATGACTTGTGAGAGAAGACAGTTTTCAACCATCTGGCTAGTCTACCAAAGTTGATTTTTGATTgagttttgcctgaatgcttgtGAAGCTGGTTTCAAGAAAGATGTTAGGATTTGTTCAAACTGTCCCCCCCATTTAATCGAACAGATATGAATCATATGTAGAAAAGCAGTGCACTCCTATATACAATCACTCTTCTGGCAAAGGCATTTTCATATTGTCTCGAACAGAACCTCTTCTGCTGATCGGAGTTAACATGTCAATTGTGGGATTGGCTACATTACTGTTTCAAATCATCTTGTTAAAAAATTTAGTAGTCGAAGCAAAATGAGAAGAAGAAAACATACAATATAATCTCTGACATTAAGTACAATATGGTTGTAGTAGTCAGAATTTTGTTTGACCTTTTCCACCCTGTTCTTGGCATTGGTGTCAGTGTTCACATGTTTCGCTACCAATCAGTTTGTTATAAGTTTGCATAATTAAATATATGAAGCACTTTTTGCATCAGAATTTATTCCTGGAAGATCTGAGAGCCTGTGTGCGTATAAAACAAGTGTGAAAAGCAAGAGCTGGGTAACAGAAAGCAAAATAAGGCTGTGGAATGATATTCCGGCCTTGGAACTGATGTAGAAAACATGGCAACTTTCAAGAACAGGTTGTTG
The window above is part of the Scyliorhinus canicula chromosome 9, sScyCan1.1, whole genome shotgun sequence genome. Proteins encoded here:
- the LOC119971860 gene encoding vitamin D 25-hydroxylase isoform X1, giving the protein MSALEAISFSGTCAALGSAAFLLLALLLIRQLLRQRRPRGFPPGPTALPLIGNLLSLINEPHVFLKKQSEIHGQIYSLDLGGISTVIVNGYDAIKECLVRQSDIFADRPSLPLFKKLTNMGGLLNSKYGRGWTDHRKIAVNCFRCFGPGQKGFENKISEECMFFLDAIDTYKGKPFDAKCLVTNAVSNITNLIIFGERFTYDDTEYQHMIEIFSENIELAASVWAFLYNAFPWIGILPFGKHQRLFKNAAKVYDFLQKIIQRFSQNRASQKPRHLIDSYLDELEKNINDAESSLSTENLIFTVGELIIAGTETTTNALRWAILYMALYPNIQEKVHREIDTVVGKNQIPSLENKSQMPYTEAVLHEVLRFCNIAPLGIFRATAKNTVVRGYTIPKGTTVITNLYSVHFDEKYWSTPDIFCPERFLDNNKQFAKKEAFVPFSVGRRHCLGEQLARMELFLFFTMLLQRFHLHFPPGTIPNLKPKLGMTLQPHPYLISAERRNYIRWHLWLVSACGASDHISPVGLHGLCTF
- the LOC119971860 gene encoding vitamin D 25-hydroxylase isoform X2, encoding MGGLLNSKYGRGWTDHRKIAVNCFRCFGPGQKGFENKISEECMFFLDAIDTYKGKPFDAKCLVTNAVSNITNLIIFGERFTYDDTEYQHMIEIFSENIELAASVWAFLYNAFPWIGILPFGKHQRLFKNAAKVYDFLQKIIQRFSQNRASQKPRHLIDSYLDELEKNINDAESSLSTENLIFTVGELIIAGTETTTNALRWAILYMALYPNIQEKVHREIDTVVGKNQIPSLENKSQMPYTEAVLHEVLRFCNIAPLGIFRATAKNTVVRGYTIPKGTTVITNLYSVHFDEKYWSTPDIFCPERFLDNNKQFAKKEAFVPFSVGRRHCLGEQLARMELFLFFTMLLQRFHLHFPPGTIPNLKPKLGMTLQPHPYLISAERRNYIRWHLWLVSACGASDHISPVGLHGLCTF